In one window of Thalassophryne amazonica chromosome 9, fThaAma1.1, whole genome shotgun sequence DNA:
- the LOC117516792 gene encoding histone H4: MSGRGKGGKGLGKGGAKRHRKVLRDNIQGITKPAIRRLARRGGVKRISGLIYEETRGVLKVFLENVIRDAVTYTEHAKRKTVTAMDVVYALKRQGRTLYGFGG; encoded by the coding sequence ATGAGCGGTCGCGGAAAAGGTGGTAAAGGACTCGGTAAAGGAGGCGCCAAGCGACACCGTAAAGTTCTCCGTGATAATATCCAGGGAATCACCAAACCGGCTATCCGCCGTTTGGCTCGTCGCGGCGGCGTGAAGCGGATCTCCGGTCTGATCTACGAGGAGACTCGCGGCGTGCTGAAGGTCTTCCTGGAGAACGTGATCCGCGATGCCGTCACCTACACCGAGCACGCTAAGAGGAAGACTGTGACCGCCATGGATGTGGTGTACGCCCTGAAGAGGCAGGGCCGAACCCTGTACGGCTTCGGCGGCTAA
- the LOC117516775 gene encoding histone H4 produces the protein MSGRGKGGKGLGKGGAKRHRKVLRDNIQGITKPAIRRLARRGGVKRISGLIYEETRGVLKVFLENVIRDAVTYTEHAKRKTVTAMDVVYALKRQGRTLYGFGG, from the coding sequence ATGAGCGGTCGCGGAAAAGGTGGTAAAGGACTCGGTAAAGGAGGCGCTAAGCGACACCGTAAAGTGCTCCGTGATAATATCCAGGGAATCACCAAACCGGCTATCCGCCGTTTGGCTCGTCGCGGCGGCGTGAAGCGGATCTCCGGTCTGATCTACGAGGAGACTCGCGGCGTGTTGAAGGTTTTCCTGGAGAACGTGATCCGGGATGCCGTCACCTACACCGAGCACGCTAAGAGGAAGACTGTGACCGCCATGGATGTGGTGTACGCCCTGAAGAGGCAGGGCCGAACCCTGTACGGCTTCGGCGGCTAA
- the LOC117516788 gene encoding late histone H2B.L4-like, giving the protein MPEQQQPKAPKKGAKKSVAKKTLKGGKRRKKARKQTYGIYVYKVLKQVHPDTGISSKAMSIMNSFVNDIFERIASEASRLAHYNKRSTISSREIQTAVRLLLPGELAKHAVSEGTKAVTKYTSSK; this is encoded by the coding sequence ATGCCTGAACAGCAACAACCCAAGGCCCCGAAGAAGGGCGCTAAGAAGTCAGTGGCAAAAAAAACTCTTAAAGGAGGTAAGAGGAGAAAGAAGGCCAGGAAGCAGACCTATGGCATCTACGTGTACAAGGTGCTGAAGCAGGTCCACCCCGACACCGGGATCTCCTCCAAGGCTATGAGCATCATGAACTCGTTCGTCAACGACATCTTCGAGCGCATCGCCAGTGAGGCATCTCGTCTGGCTCACTACAACAAGCGCTCCACTATCAGCTCCAGAGAGATTCAGACCGCCGTCCGCCTGCTGTTGCCCGGTGAGCTGGCCAAGCACGCCGTGTCCGAGGGCACCAAGGCCGTGACCAAGTACACCAGCTCCAAGTGA
- the LOC117516784 gene encoding histone H2A-like, translated as MSGRGKGVGGKAKAKPKTRSSRAGLQFPVGRVHRLLRKGNYAERVGAGAPVYLAAVLEYLTAEILELAGNAARDNKKTRIIPRHLQLAVRNDEELNKLLGGVTIAQGGVLPNIQAVLLPKKTEKSKPK; from the coding sequence ATGTCTGGAAGAGGCAAAGGAGTTGGTGGAAAGGCTAAAGCGAAGCCGAAGACTCGCTCTTCTCGTGCCGGGCTCCAGTTCCCGGTCGGTCGTGTCCACAGGCTGCTGAGGAAGGGCAACTATGCGGAGCGTGTTGGTGCCGGCGCTCCCGTCTACCTGGCGGCTGTACTGGAATATCTGACCGCTGAGATCCTGGAGCTGGCTGGAAACGCTGCCCGCGACAACAAGAAGACTCGTATCATCCCGCGTCATCTGCAGCTGGCTGTCCGGAACGACGAGGAGCTCAACAAGTTGCTGGGTGGAGTGACGATCGCTCAAGGCGGCGTGCTGCCCAACATCCAGGCCGTCCTACTGCCCAAGAAGACCGAGAAGAGCAAACCCAAGTAA
- the LOC117516785 gene encoding histone H2B 1/2-like, whose translation MPEAGGAKAGKKGAKKSVAKSAGKPGKRRRRHRKESYAIYVYKVLKQVHPDTGISSKAMSIMNSFVNDIFERIASEASRLAHYNKRSTISSREIQTAVRLLLPGELAKHAVSEGTKAVTKYTSSK comes from the coding sequence ATGCCGGAAGCAGGAGGAGCTAAAGCAGGGAAGAAAGGAGCCAAGAAGTCTGTGGCTAAGAGCGCTGGTAAACCTGGCAAGAGGAGGAGAAGGCACAGGAAGGAGAGTTATGCCATCTACGTGTACAAGGTGCTGAAGCAGGTCCACCCCGACACCGGGATCTCCTCCAAGGCTATGAGCATCATGAACTCGTTCGTCAACGACATCTTCGAGCGCATCGCCAGTGAGGCGTCTCGTCTGGCTCACTACAACAAGCGCTCCACCATCAGCTCCAGAGAGATTCAGACCGCCGTCCGCCTGCTGCTGCCCGGTGAGCTGGCCAAGCACGCCGTGTCCGAGGGCACCAAGGCCGTGACCAAGTACACCAGCTCCAAGTGA
- the LOC117516782 gene encoding histone H3 → MARTKQTARKSTGGKAPRKQLATKAARKSAPATGGVKKPHRYRPGTVALREIRRYQKSTELLIRKLPFQRLVREIAQDFKTDLRFQSSAVMALQEASEAYLVGLFEDTNLCAIHAKRVTIMPKDIQLARRIRGERA, encoded by the coding sequence ATGGCCAGAACTAAGCAGACCGCTCGTAAGTCCACCGGAGGAAAAGCTCCGAGGAAGCAGCTCGctaccaaagccgcccggaagagcgctccggctaccggcggtgtgaagaagccccaCCGTTATAGgcccggcaccgtggcgctgagagagatccgccgctaccagaaatccaccgagctgctgatccgcaagctgcccttccagcgcctggtgagagaaatcgctcaggatttcaagaccgacctccgcttccagagctccgctgtgatggctctgcaggaggccagcgaggcttACCTGGTCGGCCTGTTCGAGGACACCAACCTGTGCGCCATCCACGCCAAGAGGGTGACCATCATgcccaaagacatccagctggCCCGCCGCATCCGTGGAGAGAGGGCTTAA
- the LOC117516779 gene encoding histone H1-like — MAEQVAAATAAPATKPAKKKTPRTKKPGVKLSERIRKIVAESKNRNGSSLPSIKDHLKAEGYDAVQNRRRILLTLKRMEEKGVLVKKKASYKVSKPVTIGKKVKRAKKTEGQKKTVKRKSGVKATKSPKKAKKPSTPKKKTKQKSPMKKTKESPKKTTKKTKPAKKPAAKKTAAKKTAAKKPAAKKPAAKKTTKPKTKKTVSKK, encoded by the coding sequence ATGGCAGAACAAGTAGCTGCTGCTACTGCTGCTCCTGCGACGAAACCAGCCAAGAAGAAGACTCCCAGGACCAAGAAACCGGGTGTCAAACTCAGCGAGCGCATCAGGAAAATTGTGGCAGAATCCAAGAACCGGAACGGCTCGTCTTTACCTTCCATCAAGGATCATCTGAAGGCTGAAGGATATGATGCTGTTCAGAACAGGCGCCGGATTCTCTTGACCTTAAAGAGAATGGAGGAAAAAGGCGTCCTGGTCAAGAAGAAGGCGTCCTATAAGGTGAGCAAGCCTGTGACCATAGGAAAGAAGGTCAAGAGAGCCAAGAAGACCGAAGGTCAGAAGAAAACTGTCAAgagaaaaagtggtgtaaaagccACGAAAAGTCCGAAGAAGGCGAAAAAACCCAGCACGCCCAAGAAGAAAACCAAACAAAAGAGCCCCATGAAGAAAACAAAGGAGAGCCCGAAGAAAACGACCAAAAAGACCAAACCAGCCAAGAAACcagctgcaaagaaaactgcTGCAAAGAAAACTGCTGCAAAGAAACCGGCTGCAAAGAAACCAGCtgcaaagaaaacaacaaaacccAAAACTAAGAAGACAGTAAGCAAGAAGTGA
- the LOC117516786 gene encoding histone H2B 1/2-like, with protein sequence MPEAGGAKAGKKGAKKSVAKSAGKPGKRRRRHRKESYAIYVYKVLKQVHPDTGISSKAMSIMNSFVNDIFERIASEASRLAHYNKRSTISSREIQTAVRLLLPGELAKHAVSEGTKAVTKYTSSK encoded by the coding sequence ATGCCGGAAGCAGGAGGAGCTAAAGCAGGGAAGAAAGGAGCCAAGAAGTCTGTGGCTAAGAGCGCTGGTAAACCCGGCAAGAGGAGGAGAAGGCACAGGAAGGAGAGTTATGCCATCTACGTGTACAAGGTGCTGAAGCAGGTCCACCCCGACACCGGGATCTCCTCCAAGGCCATGAGCATCATGAACTCGTTCGTCAACGACATCTTCGAGCGCATCGCCAGTGAGGCGTCTCGTCTGGCTCACTACAACAAGCGCTCCACCATCAGCTCCAGAGAGATTCAGACCGCCGTCCGCCTGCTGCTGCCCGGTGAGCTGGCCAAGCACGCCGTGTCCGAGGGCACCAAGGCCGTGACCAAGTACACCAGCTCCAAGTGA
- the LOC117516781 gene encoding histone H3: protein MARTKQTARKSTGGKAPRKQLATKAARKSAPATGGVKKPHRYRPGTVALREIRRYQKSTELLIRKLPFQRLVREIAQDFKTDLRFQSSAVMALQEASEAYLVGLFEDTNLCAIHAKRVTIMPKDIQLARRIRGERA from the coding sequence ATGGCCAGAACTAAGCAGACCGCTCGTAAGTCCACCGGAGGAAAAGCTCCGAGGAAGCAGCTCGctaccaaagccgcccggaagagcgctccggctaccggcggtgtgaagaagccccaCCGTTATAGgcccggcaccgtggcgctgagagagatccgccgctaccagaaatccaccgagctgctgatccgcaagctgcccttccagcgcctggtgagagaaatcgctcaggacttcaagaccgacctccgcttccagagctccgctgtgatggctctgcaggaggccagcgaggcttACCTGGTCGGCCTGTTCGAGGACACCAACCTGTGCGCCATCCACGCCAAGAGGGTGACCATCATgcccaaagacatccagctggCCCGCCGCATCCGTGGAGAGAGGGCTTAA